From the Flavimarina sp. Hel_I_48 genome, one window contains:
- the acs gene encoding acetate--CoA ligase, which translates to MSNYHIKHLEEYFQVYRKSVRDPENYWEEIAEEHFLWHKRWDNVLSWDFEKPEVKWFEGAKLNITENCIDRHLRTRGNKTAILFEPNDSSEKAQHITYNALHDKVCQFANVLKQQGVKKGDRVCIYLPMIPELSYAVLACARIGAIHSVVFAGFSAKALATRINDSDCKLVITSDGSYRGKKVLDLKSIVDEALETCECVENVLVVKRTRSKISMKDDRDQWLAPLMDAAEKTCEPEIMDAEDPLFILYTSGSTGTPKGMVHTTAGYMVYTAFTFKNVFQYTEDDIYWCTADIGWITGHSYIVYGPLANGATTVMFEGVPSYPDHGRFWEIVEKHKVTQFYTAPTAIRALGKEKLDFVEKYDLSSLKVLGTVGEPINEEAWHWYDENIGKRKCPIVDTWWQTETGGILISPIPYSTPAIPTFATLPLPGIQPALMDEEGKEIHENQVDGRLCIKFPWPSIARTIWGNHERYKETYFSAYKNMYFTGDGALRDSVGYYRITGRVDDVVIVSGHNLGTAPIEDAINEHPAVAESAIVGFPHDVKGNALYGYVILKETGETRDRDNVRKEINQLISERIGPIAKLDKIQFTSGLPKTRSGKIMRRILRKIASGDTSNLGDTSTLLNPEIVDEIMENVLK; encoded by the coding sequence GCAAAGCTCAATATTACCGAAAATTGCATTGACAGGCACCTGCGCACGCGCGGCAATAAAACAGCTATTTTATTTGAACCTAACGATAGTTCAGAAAAAGCACAACACATAACCTATAATGCATTGCATGACAAGGTTTGCCAATTTGCGAACGTGCTCAAGCAGCAGGGCGTAAAAAAAGGGGACCGCGTTTGTATTTACCTGCCCATGATCCCTGAATTGTCTTATGCGGTTTTGGCCTGCGCACGCATTGGAGCGATACACTCGGTGGTATTTGCAGGTTTTTCCGCGAAAGCGCTCGCCACACGAATCAATGACAGTGATTGTAAGCTAGTGATCACATCTGATGGATCGTACCGCGGTAAAAAAGTGCTGGATTTAAAAAGCATCGTTGATGAAGCTTTAGAAACGTGTGAATGCGTAGAAAACGTACTTGTTGTGAAACGCACCAGGTCTAAAATTTCTATGAAAGATGATCGGGATCAATGGTTGGCACCGCTGATGGATGCCGCTGAAAAAACCTGCGAACCTGAAATTATGGATGCCGAAGATCCCCTGTTTATCCTCTACACCTCTGGCTCTACGGGAACACCAAAAGGGATGGTGCATACCACGGCAGGCTATATGGTCTACACAGCCTTTACGTTCAAGAACGTTTTTCAATACACAGAAGATGATATTTACTGGTGTACGGCAGATATAGGCTGGATTACGGGCCACAGTTACATTGTTTATGGTCCGCTGGCCAATGGCGCCACCACCGTTATGTTTGAAGGTGTGCCCTCTTATCCTGATCATGGTAGATTTTGGGAAATTGTTGAAAAACATAAAGTCACCCAGTTTTATACCGCGCCCACGGCAATACGCGCGCTTGGTAAGGAAAAGCTCGATTTTGTGGAAAAATATGATCTTTCTTCGCTCAAAGTCCTCGGTACGGTGGGCGAACCCATTAATGAAGAAGCGTGGCACTGGTACGATGAAAATATAGGTAAGCGAAAATGTCCCATTGTAGATACCTGGTGGCAAACGGAAACGGGAGGTATTTTGATTTCACCCATTCCCTATTCCACCCCGGCAATACCCACTTTTGCCACGCTCCCGTTACCCGGAATACAACCTGCGCTGATGGATGAAGAAGGCAAGGAAATTCACGAGAACCAGGTAGATGGCCGCTTGTGCATAAAATTTCCCTGGCCCTCCATTGCACGTACGATCTGGGGCAACCATGAGCGCTATAAAGAAACGTATTTTTCAGCATATAAAAACATGTATTTTACCGGGGATGGTGCGCTACGGGACAGCGTGGGCTATTATAGGATCACGGGTCGCGTGGATGATGTGGTCATTGTTTCCGGGCATAATCTGGGTACCGCGCCCATTGAAGATGCGATCAACGAGCATCCCGCTGTGGCAGAAAGTGCGATTGTGGGCTTTCCACACGACGTAAAAGGCAACGCGCTTTACGGTTATGTGATTTTAAAGGAAACCGGAGAAACGCGTGATCGTGACAACGTACGCAAGGAAATCAACCAACTTATTTCTGAAAGGATAGGACCCATCGCAAAACTGGACAAAATCCAGTTTACCAGCGGACTGCCAAAAACACGAAGCGGAAAGATCATGCGGCGCATATTACGCAAAATAGCTTCTGGAGACACCAGTAATCTTGGGGACACCAGCACGCTTTTAAATCCTGAGATCGTAGATGAAATCATGGAAAATGTGCTAAAATAA
- a CDS encoding DUF1080 domain-containing protein, whose amino-acid sequence MKSMKLFLTAGVLAGTFQIYAQEQSEVPEVSPMPMKPEMTEIWQPEVEVVTPAKKLGDAPSDAIVLFDGKNLDQWVSQKDTTQTAPWEVVDNDYLQVVPGSGMIQTKKKFGDIQLHLEFSAPDKVEGSSQGRGNSGVFFQNRYELQILDSYNNRTYRNGQAGSIYKDHAPLVNPMRGPLEWNVYDVVYRAPRFKENGLIDSPAEITVFLNGVLVQNNATINGLTQYIGLHDYPESHGNDVIALQDHGNKTQFRNIWVREL is encoded by the coding sequence ATGAAATCAATGAAGCTTTTTTTAACTGCTGGTGTACTGGCAGGTACGTTCCAGATATATGCACAAGAGCAAAGTGAGGTTCCCGAAGTATCTCCCATGCCCATGAAACCCGAGATGACCGAAATCTGGCAGCCGGAAGTTGAAGTTGTAACACCAGCAAAAAAACTGGGCGATGCCCCATCTGATGCTATTGTCCTTTTTGATGGTAAAAATCTCGATCAATGGGTTAGCCAAAAAGATACTACGCAAACCGCTCCCTGGGAAGTTGTAGACAACGATTATTTACAGGTCGTTCCCGGTTCTGGAATGATACAGACTAAAAAGAAATTTGGCGATATCCAATTGCACCTCGAGTTCAGCGCACCAGACAAAGTTGAGGGATCAAGCCAGGGTCGGGGCAACAGTGGGGTGTTTTTTCAAAACCGCTATGAACTGCAAATTTTAGATTCCTATAACAACCGTACCTACCGCAATGGGCAGGCCGGCAGTATTTATAAGGATCACGCCCCGCTGGTCAACCCTATGCGCGGCCCACTGGAATGGAATGTTTACGATGTAGTTTACAGGGCGCCACGCTTTAAGGAAAATGGACTTATAGATTCCCCTGCGGAAATTACCGTTTTTCTGAACGGTGTCCTGGTACAGAACAATGCCACAATAAACGGACTCACGCAATACATTGGACTTCATGATTACCCAGAATCTCACGGTAATGATGTGATCGCCCTTCAGGATCATGGTAACAAAACCCAGTTTAGGAATATTTGGGTACGCGAGCTTTAA